The Mytilus galloprovincialis chromosome 2, xbMytGall1.hap1.1, whole genome shotgun sequence genome has a window encoding:
- the LOC143062644 gene encoding sialin-like, protein MAAKATEQDDDDANVPCCCSQRWILAYVAYLGFLCLYAVRFDLSVAIVCMVKTSNRSMGNDHVNGTCPGSSESIEVTNQHAEFDWDKDTRANILSAFFYGYIITQIPGGWIADRFGGRRIIGAALLIGGICTILTPICARTSVILVYVVRAINGLASGVCFPAMSSVWGRWAPPLERTKLMALYYLGPPSGSVITLASSGYLCEYGFDNGWGSIFYITGGVTLLWVLLWFILIRDTPLEHPWITDAEKNYICKTIPFNVENKKLNVPWLAMAKSLPLYACLFAEVCGAWMGYTILTSIPDFMKSVLKFNIKSNGVFSALPNLCFIVIALIAGQSADWIRARKILSTKATRKVYQCSAFIGSSCCIVAAGFTTCDQRYVTVACICLAMACSGLSRAGYAVNIVDISGKYAGIVMGITNMCGNIPGILSPIAVGKLTPNDTREEWRNVFYVCAGCNIIGALIFGLLSSGSVQPWATDEQTIEISTKNIDSYKKIDGNWINISSSADKNDY, encoded by the exons ATGCAAACGTACCTTGTTGTTGTTCCCAGCGATGGATTCTGGCATATGTGGCATACCTCGGGTTTCTCTGTTTATATGCTGTCCGTTTTGATTTATCGGTGGCTATTGTTTGTATGGTAAAAACTAGTAACAGATCGATGGGAAACGATCATGTCAATGGTACATGTCCAGGATCATCCGAAAGTATCGAAGTAACCAATCAG CATGCAGAATTTGACTGGGATAAAGACACTCGGGCGAATATACTATCCGCCTTCTTTTACGGATACATAATAACACAGATCCCCGGCGGATGGATTGCTGATAGATTTGGCGGGAGACGTATCATTGGTGCAGCTTTACTGATAGGTGGTATTTGTACAATTCTGACTCCAATATGTGCTCGTACATCCGTCATACTTGTTTACGTTGTCAGAGCTATCAATGGACTTGCATCG GGTGTGTGTTTCCCAGCAATGAGCTCTGTGTGGGGACGATGGGCTCCACCATTAGAAAGAACTAAACTAATGGCATTATATTACTTAG gtCCTCCATCAGGTAGTGTGATAACCCTTGCGAGTTCTGGATACCTCTGTGAATATGGTTTTGACAATGGATGGGGttcaattttttatataacaG GTGGTGTGACGTTGCTATGGGTATTGTTATGGTTTATTCTAATAAGAGATACGCCCTTAGAACATCCCTGGATCACGGACGCAGAGAAGAACTACATATGTAAAACTATTccgtttaatgttgaaaataag AAATTAAATGTTCCATGGTTAGCCATGGCAAAATCTCTACCGTTGTACGCATGCCTGTTCGCTGAGGTATGCGGAGCTTGGATGGGTTACACGATACTGACTAGCATACCAGATTTCATGAAATCTGTTcttaaattcaatataaaaagt AATGGTGTGTTTTCAGCATTACCCAACCTATGCTTCATTGTAATTGCTCTTATTGCGGGACAATCAGCAGACTGGATACGAGCCAGGAAAATTCTTTCTACTAAAGCTACAAGAAAAGTTTACCAATGCTCTG CTTTCATCGGATCGTCATGCTGTATTGTTGCGGCTGGATTTACAACATGTGATCAAAGATATGTGACGGTTGCTTGCATTTGTCTAGCAATGGCATGTTCGGGATTATCACGTGCAGGATATGCTGTTAACATTGTTGATATTTCTGGAAA GTATGCTGGTATAGTAATGGGAATTACAAACATGTGTGGTAATATACCAGGAATATTATCACCTATAGCAGTAGGAAAACTTACTCCAAAT gacACACGAGAGGAATGGCGAAACGTGTTCTATGTATGTGCAGGGTGTAATATTATTGGAGCACTTATATTTGGCTTACTTTCTTCTGGTAGTGTCCAACCATGGGCTACAGATGAACAAACAATTGAAATTTCCACCAAAAACATTGACAGTTACAAAAAAATAGATGGCAACTGGATCAATATCTCGAGTTCAGCAGACAAGAACGATTATTAA